GTTTCATTTAAAAGAATTGTTTAAGTACTTCCTGTGTagctgaaaataatttcaaatgataattgtGATTGATGTTCATATGGCtatgaaaatcatattttactaTTTGCCCACTAAAAACcgtataaatacaaataacttTGTACTATTTTATAGTGGACAATTCTTAATTTAGTACAAAATCTCTCAAACTTTGTGGATCAATCAATATAACAAAACTATATTTAGGACAAAGgaaatttttctgtataaccACATTTCATTTTTGTGATGTTATCACCCAACTATTTAGGACAAATGATAAAAACTACTCTACAATTACACAATTTGAATGCATATTTGTTTTAGGTGTTGGTGAATTTTCGGAAAAAGCTGTATGGAACGATCCAACTGTATCTTATATAATACCACAGATAATTTGTAGAGCTTGTAATCATTGTAGAGATATAGACTTGGGCAGAGATCAATTTAGATCGGATTCAGCTTGGTTTTGTCCTTTATGTAACTCCGAATACGATAACGCTGAAATTGAATGCGTTATGTTAAATATTGTTAACAAGAAATTACTGGCATATAATTTACAAGATttgcaatgcaaaaaatgtatGCAGGTAAGATTTTACACTAATTATAGGGACCTGGGATCACCTCTAATAAAAAAGCAGACATAATCATTTTTCCAACTttggtttgaaaaatttgaggaataaatttttatttgaagtagCCGCATCAACAGGTCAGTTTATGTTTGAtagatatatgaataaaatatttttttattttagatcaaaCCAGACAACATAAACAAACACTGTGTATGTTCATCGACCTACAAATGCCTAATTTCAAAGaatgatttaataaaattactacaAACTTTCAAATCTTTAGCTCAAACATTTAACATGCCAGCTTTGTCAGAAACTGTGGATCAAATTTTTCAGTTCAATTTGAacacaaaataattagtagGAAATCTAATGTAGGAAATATGTAAcgtaattctatttttttaactatgTACATATtgtaatacaacttttattaggttttaatcattttatttatccaCCTAAATGAATATACAATCTTTTTCTACAGACTTAATGTAATAATGAGAACTTGAATGGGAATAATTTACTTTTGTAAATTAATAGGATCAATAACGGGATCTTGAAATTTAAATGTTGGGAACTTGGTCATATCTACTCCTGGTCCACCGCCATACTGTTTTGCCACTTTTTCCAATTCAGTTTTCAATTCTTTTTGAAGTTCTGGGGTTGGTTCGACAAGAGTCTTACCACTGAAATTAAAATGCAttatattaaattcattatcTACATAAGTATACTTATCTTTTAAAATGAAGAGGAACAATGAGTGGCAAAAGGAGAGagataattgaaagaaattggATAAATCGTCTGTTATTGGGGGCAAGATAGCAACTTGGGAATTTTACAACCTATAACGTGACAGTgcaaaaaataagtgaaaaggAGGTAGGGTACAATCTTCAGTTTTAGTGTGCACTAAGAAATTTTGGACATACACTGGTTATACTTTGTTCAGTGTATGAAAAAGTAGAACAATGGTGAATTTGGAGCTGCTCATATATCAAGACAAGTGGAAAGTTCGGGGTTTTTCAATTTGCTATTATAACCACTTCAATGAAATAACGCTTACAGTCTAATTTGTAAAAGTAAACTTAAACAAGAGCTAAAGAAATGTTACACTTTAACATATAGTGATAAAGTAAATATGAGGACTGTTTACAAGTGATACAAgttatttaaaaatggaaataagttAGTTGAGAATGGTATCCCAAGAGTGctaaaagtgaaaaaatctATTCGCTCAAACAGTCGATTGTAGAACTGGAACACTTAACAAAACTACTTACAAAACAtcttttttttcatgaaaacacAGTgctaacaaaataaaaaatatatgaaaataaatgttttcgaGACTATTCCTGACTTTGAGAAGGCATTCCAAAGACACTTCCAAGAAAAATAGTCATGAAATCAATTTTAGGATAAGTGCATAACTGGCAAATGCAGTATATTGaagattaattcaaaatacattcCAAAACTACTGTTGTAATTTAATAAGGCATaaagttttcattatttgtatCATATATTGGTTTAGTCAAAATTTCCTACACAGaaaagctatagagaaatatttaaattaacatAAACCTCCATGTAATGTAAAGCATATACTGTAAAACCATCCTctagaatgaaataaaatactCTCTAAATATTATCTTATTGGAGGATACTGTAGTTGTTAGATTACAATATATATAAAGGTGTTATTACTTTCATGTAATGGAAAAAAAGTGATTATTAGTTTGGCTGGCAGAACCAATAAACTATTATGTCTGGAATATATCTGGAACAcaggtaataaaaatataaaaattcatgaaaaagcAAACTATAAACCAACAAACAGTTTCTaaacaaagagaatttttggaaattgttcATATTCATTCATTACTTATGTGTTTATAAGAGAAATCAATTTCTATTACAGAATACTTACAATCGTTAGTTAGGGCTTTTTCAACACTAAATAGTTTTCATCTGAGAAATTATTTCAAGAGTGCATAATCTTCACACAAACTATTTTATGTTGTTCAACAAAGGATATTTGAGTAGATGTACATAAACAATAATACTTATATTAACAATCTcgattttttcagaaaataatacTGAATTAGTCATAAACagctaattttttgaaaaaatatattatgaaatttattgtaagaattgttgaaaaatacacagaaaaattaatttgcatATTGTTCTCCCTCGTGTTAAGCCATTATGATAGCAACAAATTATGGGGTTTATAGTGAATTTATCAATGGGGTATCATACAATGTGTCAAGTTTGTAGATGCGGCATCTTATAGATAAAGGAAAAATGGGTTATGTGAACATAAAATCAAATCTATTTTAATATatgtaatttatgtttaatataTACCGAAGTTGTCGATGTCTGGTAACAGTTTGGACTTATTGTGTAACTGTTAGAATCTAAAATAATTCTAGTCTATAACTTGACTTTTTGAACTGTGAAGAATTGAACAACTGAAAACAGTTAATTCTTTTTCCATATACACATGTCGAGAAGCTCAAAGATATATTGTTctcaaaaacatatatttaaaaatttcaacagaattttgtataaaataaattttcagaaaaatatcagGTGATATTGTGAATCCATTTATGAATTTCAGAAGACGAACTTACCTGTTACTTTTTTGTCTATATTCTCtgattttatcaataaaaagcTGTTGAATTGGGTCGGTTGCTTTCTGTAAACAAGGTGCTAGGATTCCAATATTTCGGCTGCATACTCCTGTCCTCACGGAATTCTTGACCGTGTTCAAAAATTGAGAAGATAGCATCTACAAATGATTATGTAATTGATTGATAAAGGTTATATACTCACCAGAAAATAATATCACACTAAGCAAATTAACCTcacgaaaagaaaataatttttaaatatacaaacCTTTTAGATATAAATTAATGTATAATTTGTCGCAATAGCACTTTATTCTCAAAGGTAGAGATTTTTAACCTAAATATAAGTTAAAAATGTCTTTCAAATGTGGAATACAGTGATACAAATATTACAAATGACAATTTTACTTTTAGCTCGTTTTTCGttaaatataatctaaaatttGCCACAAATGAATATTGGATTAATCGAATTTTCTACGGAACTAGGTTCTAGCTCTATGGAATTTGCTCATTACTGTCACAGATCACTGGTTTCTGATTATTGCTAGGAAGCTGCAGTTACTTACACTCTACTGCATTATTTTTGTGTATTGCACTGATCTTCAATCTTGGAATTTTTGAGAAACTAAATGCAATTTTCACAAGTTatagttaataaattttaaaaatgtcatatacattatttattgatgattaCACTACGATGTAGGGTGTATCAGGGCAGTGTTAAAAACACAGCTAAATTTTTTGACGTGTTCATTTTTCGGTAcacgtcaaaaataaattagggttataaatttggtttttcaaaaatttgaaaatggtttcaattttgaattcaatAGACACGGGTCATGAAGATATGATACATGATGCCGAAGTAGATTATTATGGTTTACGTCTGGCTACTTGTTCATCAGATAATAGTGTTAAAGTATACGATATAAAAAGTGGTGCATCGACCCTTCTGGATGATCTAAAGGGCCACTATGGTCCAGTCTGGGAAATAGATTGGAGTCACCCAAAATTTGGTAACTTGTTAGCTTCATGTTCTTATGATCGAAAAGTCATCATTTGGAAAGAACAACAAAGGAAATGGATGAAATATTATGAATACGCTAACCATGATTCTAGTGTTAATTCTGTACAATTCGCTCCAGCCGAGCTAGGTTTGATTCTTGCTTGTGGTAGTAGTGATGGTTCAATTTCTATACTAAATTATAATGTTGGAAGTAATACATGGGATGCCAAGAAAATTCAGAATGCTCATGCTATAGGATGCAATGCAGTTAGTTGGGCACCTGCTATTACTCCCGTCTTTGGTGGTGGTGAACAAGAAACTTCACCAGTTAAGCGGTTAGTTTCCGGTGGATGTGACAATTTAGTTAAAATTTGGAGAGAAGATGGCGATAGgtaagattttaataaaaacagtaACATTGTCAAGCATTTTCATAAAGTTGTAATTCAGTTCAAACAAGATGAACGTCCCAGGCGCatagttaaaaatttattttaaatagggcatattttcaaattacaagaaacattgtgacaaaaaaataaaattatatattttaacatataacaatttttttttaggtGGGTTGAAGAATCAAAATTGGAAGTTCATTCTGATTGGGTAAGAGATGTAGCTTGGGCTCCATCAGTAGGTCTTCACAGATACACCATTGCAAGCTGTTCTCAAGATAGAAGGGTAGTCATTTGGACAAGCAGTGACTGTATTAACTGGAATTCAACAGTGTTACATACATTTGATGATGTTGTTTGGAATGTAAGTTGGTCACTAAATGGGAATATTCTGGCTGTATCAGGAGGTGATAACAAAATTACACTTTGGGATCAAAACTCTGAAGGAAATTGGCAGTGTATTAGTGATATTTCAAAAGGACAAGGACAGATTCACACTCAGTAATTATCGTTTAGTTTAGgctaatataatttataagctACATATAGTTAACTTCATAAGATACAGTTCTTTTCTTTTCTcaatttgttcaattaatataatatagatattaaaaatttttaattaacaattaacagctcaaattttgatgtaaatattgaaaaaaaaacaatttttatcagTGATCCCTATACAAAATTGTTAATacagtaatttttcaaaaaatagctaataagctatttttttgaagaaactgGAACTcctctaaataaataaattttattattagccCAGCACTCTTTTGTGGTGTAGGAAAATGCTTCTATGGGAAAGTTTTGGTAGAAGGAAGCATCCAAAAGAGAAGCACTTCAGAAGAATGTTTATACCACTAGATCTTAAAAGTATATAGATATCAAACAAGCTTTAGTGACTCACTGCTTTCTTTACGAAGCACTTCCGCCTCCAGGATATATTAGTTCTAGTAGAAAATGAGCACTGTAGGATTCTATGGGAAAGAGAAACTGCATCAACTAGTTCTATAATGCTCACTGAATTGATGATGAAAACATCATTAAATTCATTAGAGATAGCCCAGAGATTGACTTTGTTTGCCCACATTCAAAGAATAGAAGACAACCAGATGCCTTATAGAATCATCAATGccaaaatgtagaaaaataggCTAACTACTCATCAGATGGACAGGTCAAGTTCACTCAAACTTACAAACAATGGATGTGAGAGGATGGGGAACTTTGGTGAAAAGAACTGACCAGCTTGGAGGCGAATTGTCTAGGAGGTCGACTCAAAATGAGCACTGTAGAACTCTATAGGAAAGAGACTCTGCATCAACTAGTTCTATAATGCTCACTGTCGTAGCATAAAAATGCTTCAGACAAGAAACTTGCAAAAGCAAAAGACGTATTGGAGTTTTTCAGATAATACACCCacaagatttttaaaataaagaagaaactgaaaAAGCTGTGCATTTCCCAGCTAAATCACTCCTAAAAAGTATTTGGatctaaacaaaaaacaagCTACATATCCTGGCTTCCTTACCAAACACTGCTGTATCGGCAAACACCTGATGAGATCTAGCGGAAACTGATTGTAAATTCTGTATTTAGAGGATGAAACTCGAGTTCACATATTATATTGCTTTGATATTGCAAACATACCCAAAAAACACATTAGAAGAAGAACATTGTAATAGTGAGGAAGTCAGAGATGAGAtgtaaatgtcaaaaatagCACAATAAACCTTAAGGATGCATTGTAATTTCACTACATCTGCCTTTAACTAAAACTCTTggtaattgaatttattgatgaaattatagcaatttttttcattccctatgtaattttgataaatataacaaaaattcattgatatacaaaaaatatttttttattaataaacagaTGAATACACTTCAATAATACTGCTTAAGTATGCTAGAAAAATCAAAGTGCTTCAATCAAAAATGGTGAAATTCAAGGCACAATCAAGAAGCCACTTTGAAGATTTATGCTTCAATTCTGCCATATTATACATCAATAAAGGTGGTTTCTGCtcttcatatattatataattacaaCATTTAGCATTAGTTTTACTGGCATGgaatggaaaattaattttgatctCGCAAGTAGTTGGAGTTGGAGCTCGGTGTAAAAGAACACCATCACCAGCAGCGATTACATTTtgcaaattatgttttttaactTTAATATCATATATTAAAACATGCGTTGTGTGATTAGTTATATAAAAACTGATGCCATCAAATAATTTTGGTAACCTAAGTAAATTGTTCATCAATGATTTTTGTATACCAGTATTTAAGAGAGGTATATTGATAAACGTATAGTCtggtattgaaataaaaaaatcttgttttaaaaaattatctatatacTCCTGGGGTACTATTGTGGAACCTTCTAACATTGCCGTAAGAAttttaatagatattttatGTGTTcttcttataataaaatgtgtaactttttttgcattatagttttcttcaatttttattttgctttgtttcaATTTTGCTTCATAACTAGGATCTATGTAGTAGCAGTGAGCTACCATTTtcttacaacaaaataattgtggcattatatttattatttcaatttcttcatcaaatattgatttgatttcTTCAGTGCATTGAGCATAATCTAATGGTGTTTTTCCAAAGTAATCTATGGAATCTCTGTTAGCAccatattgtaataataattttacaatttgtGAATTCTGACAAATAACTGCCTTATGCAAGGGTGTTTTGTAATCTTGTCCTGGAGTATCTGTTAGAgcaccattttttaataataattctacaATTTCGTAATCTTCACTTTCTACAGCTTCAtgctaaaaaacaaacatttaaaaaaaaactgatcatctgaaataatataattaaagcataatttggattttttaatcaacaatataGCCATGAATTTTGAAAGTAGAATTAAACATcacaaatataaaatgtatttttttaatttcatctttCGAGTTCACTTTATAATACTGCTACATAAAGCAATCAAGCAAATATATTAGAGAGGaactatatataataatttgatctAAATTTCTGAAGGAAATAGACTGacagaaatttttaaagaagTGAATAACTAGGCCAAAGAGCTTGGCCTAGTTATTAACAAATCTAAAGCTGTATTCATGACCAACTTATGGCAGAGAATATTGGGTGATGGCACAAAAAGAGGAATTAGAGTGAACAAAGCAGACTGGAGAAtccaaaataatagaaaaatctaTGAAAACATCATTAAATTCATTAGAGATAGCCCAGAGATTGACTTTGTTTGGCCACATTCAAAGAATGGAAGACAACCAGATGCCTAATAGAATCATCAATGCCAAAATATACAACTGTAGAAAAATAGGCTGACTCCACATCAGATGGACAGGTCAAGTTCACTAAAACTTATAAACAATGGATGTGAGAGGATGGGGAACTTTGATGAAGAATAGACTAGCTTGGAGGCGAATTGTCTAGGAGGTCGACTCATACCTGTATTGTAGTAGTGCCAATTGGTAGGTGAGATATGGagagaaaataaagttttttatggaatctttatattaaaatttataaaagaaaaatgaaactttgaaaatattaaacttaCCATGGGAACCCAACCCGCAAAATCTTGTGCATTAATATCCACATGtgttattaaattattcacCTCTTTTATCTTTTTTCGTCTGCAAGCAACGTGTAGAGCAGTCTCGCctttggtatttattttttgctccgctataaaattaagttgatatgttttgttttggtaaaaaatagtatttatcCTATTCACTTCGTTTCTTTGCGATGCAACTAATAAAGAATTGTATACTTTAGAAATTAAGTCTTCCGTTTGAACGAAAAAATTGTGCCAGTCTATTTCACTATCTTCAACAAACGCTTTACATTTTGGACAACCttgatcaattttatttatacacgTCTTACAAAAATAATGCCCACACTTTTTTAATCGACCTAGAACTTTATTCTGATTTCCACATTGCGTGCACTTCAGAATGTCTTCTAACCGATGAAGAAATGTTTCAACTTTATCAATTTCCATTATGTGTTTACTGAAAATGTTTATGCAAAAGAACTTTAACGGTATTAAAGTTTAAACCAATATACTTCGTAAGGAAAACATATTTGATTTTacgatattaatttttaatcatagTAAAATTACACTTTTGGCGGGATAGTGGGATTGCAATATATTACAGGACTACTCTAGACCGCATTAACAACCACTGGTTATTTCTTCTCTCTCTATTAGCATTTTGTCTGACGACATACAGCCAGGATCTGTGTTTTGCTAGTTACCTCCACTGgttatttataattgataatatactagtatatataaataataattaatagaaagTGACAGAGATGTTAAGACCTAAGATATACCAAATGTGAAATCATTTAGCACtcaagtaataaaaatttctaaaagattcttattttcaaaaaaaaatatgccaTAGATAAACATTAATAGCTTTCTAATTTGCAAATCAATCCCTCAAATTATGTTGGCATagagtaattttgaaattatatatatattcatttactGAAGGGGATTAGGTTGGAATTTTTTTCACTATGAGATCAAAGGACAATCTTTGCTGATCTATGGTTGACACTTAACCTAAAATAAAATGAGTATTCCTCgagtgaaaaaatattagtatatttaataaattaagatGAAGATATTCAGTAGCCTTTTTGTGGCCAGGCCTATTCCTAAAGAGCCAGTTCCATTTAAAGAATTACTACCTTTAAAGCTGAAAGGAGCCGTTTCTGGTAAAGGTGGGAAATCCTCTGATGTATGTTGTATTTATGAAATGTCTATAATGTTTGCTTGctttaaagaaaatgaatttaatcagGCCGTTTGTTCGAAAGaaattgaatcatttaaaaaatgttataaaaaccATTTAGATGCAAAGAAATTAAAGGAGGAAAAGGAAGCTAAAGGTGTATTGACTCCTGGAGAAAAGAAAATGTCCCATAAGCAACTGAATGCACTGTTGAGAAAGTTTCCTAACATTAAATAGTTGTTGAGAAAAGATGTAGGTACTATTagaatatttataagtaaattatttatagatttttaacgttttttattCCCCCAATTTGCcgagatttttttgtataattatttgcATATTTTCCTGTATATACATtggattttttcaaaagaaactgTGTGGTACGTTTTTATGTTTTGTTAAATCAGAAACAATAATTCTCTATAATGTCCCGATCAAACATCAAGTGAAAAAAGGGTTTTTTTCCATGGGTTTATGAACAACTTCATAGCAAGCTTTAAATCTTTCCGTACAAATTTTGGCTTCTAAAATATAGTTGTTCTTACTTAATACCAGCAATTATATGGATTGAGATAAATATATCCCAGCAGCGGCTAAACAAAAACAATGTTTCTttcaagacaaaaatattttatcaagaaaaacatcCAGCAGTAGCAAGCAACTCTGACATAATATTTGTGTtcttgtttttccatttttcttctatGACCCATCATTATCTCTTTTTTTATCAGTAATCATCTATTTGCAAGAAATTTAGCTTTCTTGGAAggtttcaatataatgaaaTCTTTTTAGAGTTTAAAAGAACTTTTTCTGCTCTGCATATAAGTACCAACAGAAGAAATTGGAATTCAAGCAACTAATTTTCTGAACTATACAAGTGATAAATGTACAGCATAACGTTTTTTGATTGTTGCAGAAAGCTTCATATAAAATCGCTCACCAAGTGTTTCTTCAGCTATGTCAGTTTCTTTtcttattgtatatttttgtataataaacaCACCCGATAACCAAGTCACATCTAATCCaaagacatttattttttgaggTGTCATAAGTGAATACTGAAGTGACCTTTGAATTTATCATACCTTTATCTTTAGATTGATATAAGTGTACTCTTTATACATTAATacaaaacgtttttgttgatGATTTGACTTATCAGGGTGATTCAAGTACTGGTTGATGATGTTAGTAGAAATCTATCTCAAGATATACTCTCTTTTATTGCTTTGTTACCCGAAGACTTATTGTTGGATTGATACGTATACATATTAAAAGTATGACATTACCAAACTACTAAGTACTAGTGCTAGTAGGTACTAAGGTCATTGATTGGAATTCTTTGGGTTTGACATCTAGGAAAACACTTGCACctttaaaaatattgtcaaGTATCACACTTGATTCATAAAGGGAAACTGAATATTTGGGTTGAGAATGTTCAACATTAGCAGACCTTGTATACTGCTGTGTGGTTAATACGAATCGCTTAGAATTAGAGTTTAATCTTCTTGATTCAACTGGTAATCATTTTCACAGAGCAAATCTTGAGGCACTGCTGCTGTAAGTCAGTTTGATTCATTACTATGCGACTTCTATAATTGGGGTCCTTGGTGACTTTACTTTCATAAAAAGGATCCTCATACTAAACTTTTTGTGTCAGGGCGTAAGAGCTTTTTTCTCAAAGAGTTAATTTCCCAAGACTAAGATTAAGAAATTTGTTGAATGGTATAGCACTGCGGATATCATATTCAAAGACTAATTATTGTAAGGATCAATTATCCAGCCCTAAAATACAGAAAACATACTTGTAACTTTACCTATGTATCAATGTAAGTTCTCGACTAAAGAATTGCAAGAACCACAATcttagatttttaaaaaatatacgaacaTCAATAAATCATCAGCAGCTCttgtttacaaaataatttgctCTAGAATAGTTATATTTTGGTGCACTGATGGGATTCTTAAACATTTCATTCTGTGATTAGAATTTCCCTTCCTAACTCAGTTGTATTATACAAAGAAAGACTGTCCAAAAAGAAACTTTCTTCACTCCATTCTTAAATAGTGTTAAATATGTTTAAATGGAagtgtcaatttaaaaaaatagtaaaattgtTCATAGTTGGCTAGTGGGTCGTCAGA
The window above is part of the Diorhabda sublineata isolate icDioSubl1.1 chromosome 3, icDioSubl1.1, whole genome shotgun sequence genome. Proteins encoded here:
- the LOC130441994 gene encoding coiled-coil-helix-coiled-coil-helix domain-containing protein 1 → MKIFSSLFVARPIPKEPVPFKELLPLKLKGAVSGKGGKSSDVCCIYEMSIMFACFKENEFNQAVCSKEIESFKKCYKNHLDAKKLKEEKEAKGVLTPGEKKMSHKQLNALLRKFPNIK
- the LOC130441992 gene encoding BRCA1-associated RING domain protein 1-like, whose protein sequence is MEIDKVETFLHRLEDILKCTQCGNQNKVLGRLKKCGHYFCKTCINKIDQGCPKCKAFVEDSEIDWHNFFVQTEDLISKVYNSLLVASQRNEVNRINTIFYQNKTYQLNFIAEQKINTKGETALHVACRRKKIKEVNNLITHVDINAQDFAGWVPMHEAVESEDYEIVELLLKNGALTDTPGQDYKTPLHKAVICQNSQIVKLLLQYGANRDSIDYFGKTPLDYAQCTEEIKSIFDEEIEIINIMPQLFCCKKMVAHCYYIDPSYEAKLKQSKIKIEENYNAKKVTHFIIRRTHKISIKILTAMLEGSTIVPQEYIDNFLKQDFFISIPDYTFINIPLLNTGIQKSLMNNLLRLPKLFDGISFYITNHTTHVLIYDIKVKKHNLQNVIAAGDGVLLHRAPTPTTCEIKINFPFHASKTNAKCCNYIIYEEQKPPLLMYNMAELKHKSSKWLLDCALNFTIFD
- the LOC130441990 gene encoding ATP synthase-coupling factor 6, mitochondrial encodes the protein MLSSQFLNTVKNSVRTGVCSRNIGILAPCLQKATDPIQQLFIDKIREYRQKSNSGKTLVEPTPELQKELKTELEKVAKQYGGGPGVDMTKFPTFKFQDPVIDPINLQK
- the LOC130441993 gene encoding protein SEC13 homolog, which encodes MVSILNSIDTGHEDMIHDAEVDYYGLRLATCSSDNSVKVYDIKSGASTLLDDLKGHYGPVWEIDWSHPKFGNLLASCSYDRKVIIWKEQQRKWMKYYEYANHDSSVNSVQFAPAELGLILACGSSDGSISILNYNVGSNTWDAKKIQNAHAIGCNAVSWAPAITPVFGGGEQETSPVKRLVSGGCDNLVKIWREDGDRWVEESKLEVHSDWVRDVAWAPSVGLHRYTIASCSQDRRVVIWTSSDCINWNSTVLHTFDDVVWNVSWSLNGNILAVSGGDNKITLWDQNSEGNWQCISDISKGQGQIHTQ